The Paramisgurnus dabryanus chromosome 1, PD_genome_1.1, whole genome shotgun sequence genome includes a window with the following:
- the cdk5r1b gene encoding cyclin-dependent kinase 5 activator 1b: MGTVLSLSPSYRKAALFEDGPATVGHYTAVQNSKNAKDKNLKRHPLINVLPWKRIVAVSAKKKGSKKVQPNTTYQNNVSHLNNENLKKSQSCANLASFTQDQSSPSNQGSKNSNNSVSSVKKAPLSNSNAVPGTPKRVIVQASTSELLRCLGEFLCRRCYRLKHLSPTDPVLWLRSVDRSLLLQGWQDQGFITPANVVFVYMLCRDVVSSEVATEHELQAVLLTCLYLSYSYMGNEISYPLKPFLVETSKETFWDRCLSIINMMSAKMLQINSDPHYFTQVFADLKNESQKEEERSRLLIGLDR, encoded by the coding sequence ATGGGAACCGTGCTATCCCTTTCTCCCAGCTACCGTAAGGCTGCCCTGTTTGAGGATGGCCCAGCTACCGTGGGCCACTACACAGCAGTCCAGAACAGCAAGAACGCCAAAGACAAGAACCTGAAGCGGCACCCGCTCATCAACGTGTTGCCGTGGAAACGCATAGTAGCCGTTTCGGCCAAGAAAAAAGGCTCCAAGAAGGTGCAACCAAACACTACCTACCAGAACAATGTTTCCCACCTCAACAATGAGAACCTCAAGAAGTCGCAGTCTTGTGCAAACCTCGCCTCCTTTACCCAGGACCAGTCGAGTCCATCGAACCAAGGCTCCAAAAATTCCAACAATTCCGTTTCCTCTGTTAAAAAGGCACCGCTTTCTAACTCCAACGCTGTCCCTGGAACGCCCAAGAGGGTGATCGTCCAAGCCTCCACCAGCGAGCTGCTCAGGTGTCTGGGGGAATTTCTGTGCCGGAGATGCTACAGGCTCAAACACCTTTCCCCCACTGACCCAGTGCTATGGTTGCGCAGCGTGGATCGTTCTCTGCTGCTTCAGGGCTGGCAAGACCAGGGCTTCATCACTCCGGCCAATGTGGTTTTCGTCTACATGCTCTGCCGCGACGTGGTTTCCTCCGAGGTGGCCACGGAGCACGAGCTGCAGGCCGTGCTCCTGACCTGCCTCTACCTGTCTTACTCTTACATGGGCAATGAAATCTCATACCCTCTTAAGCCATTCTTGGTGGAGACCTCCAAGGAGACATTCTGGGACCGCTGTCTGTCCATCATCAACATGATGAGCGCCAAGATGCTGCAGATCAACTCTGATCCTCATTATTTCACCCAGGTCTTTGCAGACCTCAAGAACGAGAGCCAGAAGGAAGAAGAAAGGAGTCGTCTGCTCATCGGCCTGGATCGGTGA